One genomic window of Phormidium ambiguum IAM M-71 includes the following:
- the rpsU gene encoding 30S ribosomal protein S21: protein MAEVRLGENESIDSALRRFKKKIQKAGILSEVKRRERYEKPSLRRKRKAEASRKRRY, encoded by the coding sequence GTGGCAGAAGTCCGTTTGGGAGAAAATGAGTCGATTGACTCGGCGTTAAGACGCTTCAAAAAAAAGATTCAAAAAGCGGGAATTTTATCGGAAGTTAAACGTCGTGAACGGTACGAAAAGCCCAGCCTCCGTCGCAAGCGGAAAGCTGAAGCTTCACGCAAGCGCAGATACTAA
- the rpsP gene encoding 30S ribosomal protein S16 — translation MIKLRLKRYGKKREASYRIVAALSTSRREGRPIEELGFYNPRTDETKLNVEAIVKRLREGAQPTDTVRSILQKANVFEQLRAPVTE, via the coding sequence ATGATCAAATTGCGATTAAAGCGATACGGCAAAAAGCGGGAAGCCAGCTACCGGATAGTAGCGGCACTGAGTACATCTCGCCGGGAAGGTCGTCCCATCGAAGAATTAGGTTTCTATAATCCTCGGACTGACGAAACTAAACTGAATGTAGAAGCGATCGTCAAACGTCTCAGAGAAGGCGCTCAACCAACCGACACCGTTCGCAGCATCCTCCAAAAAGCTAATGTCTTCGAGCAGCTACGTGCCCCAGTTACCGAATAA
- the ffh gene encoding signal recognition particle protein, whose translation MFDALADRLESAWKKLRGQDRISESNIQEALQEVRRALLEADVNLQVVKDFIAEVKTKAEGAEVITGVRPDQQFIKIVYDELVTVMGESNVPLADAKTKPTIVLMAGLQGTGKTTATAKLALHLKKENRSTLLVATDVYRPAAIDQLVTLGQQIEIPVFELGKDADPVEIARQGVEKAKAEGFDTVIIDTAGRLQIDQDMMAELARIKQTVKPDETLLVVDAMTGQEAATLTRTFHEQIGVTGAILTKMDGDTRGGAALSVRQVSGQPIKFIGVGEKVDALQPFYPDRMASRILGMGDVLTLVEKAQEAIDFTDAEKMQEKILSAKFDFTDFLKQMRLMKNMGSFGGLLKMLPGMPKISDQQLREAEVKLKQTEAMINSMTPQERREPELLASSPGRRQRIARGSGYKETEVSKLVADFQKMRALMQQMGQGGMPGMGMPGMGMPGMGGGMSPFGNRQPPPGWRGHGAGGGKKKPKKDKKKKGFGQL comes from the coding sequence ATGTTTGATGCGCTTGCCGATCGTTTAGAGAGTGCCTGGAAAAAGTTACGGGGACAAGACCGCATTTCCGAAAGCAACATCCAAGAAGCTTTGCAGGAAGTGCGCCGCGCCTTGCTAGAAGCAGATGTCAACCTGCAAGTAGTGAAAGATTTTATTGCTGAGGTGAAAACCAAAGCCGAAGGCGCAGAAGTAATTACTGGAGTGCGCCCTGACCAACAGTTCATCAAAATTGTCTATGACGAACTAGTAACTGTGATGGGGGAAAGCAATGTCCCCTTAGCAGATGCGAAAACCAAACCCACGATTGTTTTGATGGCGGGGTTGCAGGGAACGGGTAAAACCACCGCTACAGCTAAGTTAGCTTTACATTTAAAGAAAGAAAATCGTTCTACATTGCTGGTAGCGACAGACGTTTATCGCCCTGCTGCTATTGACCAGTTAGTAACTTTGGGTCAACAAATTGAAATACCCGTTTTTGAATTGGGGAAAGATGCTGACCCGGTAGAAATTGCCCGTCAAGGGGTGGAAAAGGCGAAAGCAGAAGGTTTTGATACGGTAATTATCGATACAGCCGGACGCTTGCAAATTGACCAAGATATGATGGCAGAGTTAGCCCGGATTAAACAAACCGTAAAACCGGATGAAACTCTGTTAGTCGTGGATGCGATGACAGGTCAAGAGGCGGCGACGCTGACTCGGACTTTCCACGAACAAATCGGAGTTACGGGTGCGATTCTCACCAAGATGGATGGTGATACCAGAGGTGGGGCGGCACTTTCAGTAAGGCAGGTTTCTGGTCAACCGATTAAGTTTATCGGTGTGGGCGAGAAAGTGGATGCGTTACAACCTTTTTACCCAGACCGGATGGCTTCCCGGATTTTGGGGATGGGTGATGTGCTGACTTTGGTGGAAAAAGCGCAGGAAGCGATCGACTTCACCGATGCTGAGAAGATGCAGGAAAAAATCCTCTCGGCTAAGTTTGACTTTACCGACTTCCTCAAGCAAATGCGGTTGATGAAGAATATGGGATCTTTCGGGGGCTTATTAAAAATGCTCCCCGGAATGCCGAAAATTTCCGACCAGCAGTTACGGGAAGCTGAGGTAAAACTCAAACAAACTGAAGCGATGATCAATTCCATGACCCCGCAAGAACGTCGGGAACCGGAATTATTAGCTTCTTCTCCCGGTCGCAGACAAAGGATTGCTCGCGGTTCTGGCTATAAAGAAACTGAAGTTTCTAAACTGGTGGCAGATTTCCAAAAAATGCGGGCGCTGATGCAGCAAATGGGACAAGGCGGAATGCCCGGAATGGGGATGCCCGGAATGGGAATGCCCGGAATGGGTGGCGGTATGAGTCCGTTCGGAAATCGCCAACCGCCTCCGGGTTGGCGCGGTCACGGCGCTGGCGGTGGTAAGAAGAAGCCGAAAAAAGATAAAAAGAAAAAAGGTTTCGGTCAATTGTAA